In Dama dama isolate Ldn47 chromosome X, ASM3311817v1, whole genome shotgun sequence, one genomic interval encodes:
- the LOC133051928 gene encoding heterogeneous nuclear ribonucleoprotein A3-like has product MEGHDPKEPEQLRKLFIGGLSFETTDDSLREHFEKWGTLTDCVVMRDPQTKCSRGFGFVTYSCVEEVDAAMCVRPHKVDGCVVEPKRAVSREDSVKPGAHLTVKKIFVGGIKEDTEEYNLREYFEKYGKIETIEVMEDRQSGKKRGFAFVTFDDHDTVDRIVVQKYHTINGHNCEVKKALCKQEMQSAGSQRSHGGGSSNFMCRGGNFGGGGGNFGRGGNFGGRGGYGGGGGGSRGSYGGGDGGYNGFGGDSANYGGGPGYSSRGGYGGGGPGSGNQGSGYGGGGGGYDGYNEGGNFGGNCGGGGNYNDFGNHSGQQQSNYGPMKGGSFGGRSSGSPYGGGYGSGGGSGGYGSRRF; this is encoded by the coding sequence ATGGAGGGTCATGATCCCAAGGAACCAGAGCAGTTGAGAAAGCTGTTTATTGGTGGTCTGAGCTTTGAAACTACAGAtgatagcttaagagaacattttgaGAAATGGGGCACACTTACAGATTGTGTGGTGATGAGAGACCCCCAAACAAAATGTTCCAGGGGCTTTGGTTTTGTGACTTACTCTTGTGTTGAAGAAGTGGATGCAGCAATGTGTGTTCGACCACACAAGGTTGATGGGTGTGTAGTGGAACCAAAGAGAGCTGTTTCTAGAGAGGATTCTGTAAAGCCTGGTGCCCATCTAACAGTGAAGAAAATTTTTGTTGGTGGTATTAAAGAAGATACAGAAGAATATAATTTGAGAGAGTACTTTGAAAAGTATGGCAAGATTGAAACCATAGAAGTTATGGAAGACAGGCAGAGTGGAAAAAAGAGAGGATTTGCTTTTGTAACTTTTGATGATCATGATACAGTTGATAGAATTGTTGTTCAGAAATACCACACTATTAATGGGCATAATTGTGAAGTGAAAAAGGCCCTTTGTAAACAAGAGATGCAATCTGCTGGATCACAAAGAAGTCATGGAGGTGGATCCAGTAACTTTATGTGTCGTGGAGGAAACTTTGGAGGTGGTGGAGGTAACTTTGGCCGTGGTGGAAACTTTGGTGGAAGAGGAGGctatggtggtggaggtggtggcagCCGAGGGAGTTATGGAGGAGGTGATGGTGGATACAATGGATTTGGAGGTGATAGTGCCAACTATGGCGGTGGTCCTGGTTATAGTAGTAGAGGAGGTTATGGTGGTGGTGGACCAGGATCTGGAAACCAAGGTAGTggatatggtggtggtggtggaggataTGATGGCTACAATGAAGGAGGAAATTTTGGAGGtaactgtggtggtggtggaaacTATAATGATTTTGGAAATCATAGTGGACAACAGCAGTCAAATTATGGACCCATGAAAGGGGGTAGTTTTGGTGGAAGAAGCTCGGGCAGTCCCTATGGTGGTGGTTATGGATCTGGTGGTGGAAGTGGTGGATATGGTAGCAGAAGGTTCTAA